The Anguilla anguilla isolate fAngAng1 chromosome 4, fAngAng1.pri, whole genome shotgun sequence genome has a window encoding:
- the LOC118226114 gene encoding zinc finger protein 644-like isoform X1 — protein MADLKQYVKEETNMDSKADRPDITQESLKNQTSSPKNNTSSLPAQLSSDSREEAASGAQPTPFVHTGVPAVPRAGDALPTGALVNGPASHPTSDEPSAPNKGGVSPRKAPPAESAGRLSSPRAPDPPGALRPDALKNAAGPFPDTPPGRPGAIGNRSEALRGGPPSRKSGNEAPTGQTGAGCVTSGRTMWDFQTESSENSSDDCGPGWGPRKRFARRLWIDCRGEEDEEEEGSAKKAETVPLSVSQRWRKRKVDTAEVPGLSPASKTLQSNECPSSNNGVLSFRRKPGLQSSMDSSETVVAIKQLIARAPAKKNFDGNGFSQADGFSLAGGKFMQPKTESSTGSGSEEEPSFFPCTKCNVNFEEKRHLHRHMMYHLDGHNQARHVNAPQPFICKECGRSFRDRGSLLKHMTIHQERREKLMEEIKGLSELQDEGRAAGLQCPQCVFGTSCPKTFVQHAKTHEKDKRRHAAAAEREPETHPRAAHRVACAPRYAPARGTLAFEKNEARVPIFFSCRVCPFSAQSESTLVKHVELAHRQLYASDFERPSYDETNDYTFQPQFPRESQKADSQRLQLSPKFCIQRQAFRKRAELPFWSDLFIKSKSTQKARKGFASSPSRWSLGNSTNKLSPFSRQSDKPSKLSLQPAEKIDVTTGLPYDEDCKNDQEFGSMFSGNAEMPKSILSCYKPLVPKMESSSTYYVGYDSDNGRGDNEEPDSSRLTTPPVTKKSPSKRKMSTPYHNTTDRTTHVILSKHEHAAKRHISEDSCEDTYDFSDYTSEATANFLDCSENEQNPYARSYFIRRQRGPIKKSRGPSADMFERHCEERGRSEIQRFTVKEECVEVALGPPESASGPQMIDSPDFDASLFGAERRSCPYCPAMFESGVGLSNHVRGHLHRVGLSYDARHVVTPEQVASRDRTLRVRKKAPPTSRRIKKAEKQESQMEHTCPLCGGWFDTKTGLSNHVRGHLKRIGKTISSTSKSPVCILNEMMKDEEEHQNILQVLNKKRFLSRPFVSQKFASSDGLFLTPTGIPVKIQHAGQDGKPWGPSVPRPDKEGLEKPELAARGPPSSSLIELLEKKKLVEELELKNCSQSIRKHFTMSLPNQSSAGTGVIGWPQEKSEITKKVCLHCNATFPSAVSLSNHLRAYARRKRAALLEGTSYDCKQKKPRSRPGPKKKIFALPHSADEIYRLTCRFCDLVFQGPLSVQEDWIKHLQRHIMNASVPCTGAGMVEVTALPAEPPSTPEETAPPLVPQAAS, from the exons ATGGCTGATTTGAAACAGTATGTGAAAGAGGAGACTAATATGGACTCAAAGGCTGACAGGCCGGACATCACTCAGGAATCATTAAAGAATCAGACGTCCTCTCCGAAGAACAATACTTCAAGTCTGCCGGCGCAGCTGTCCTCGGACAGCCGCGAGGAAGCCGCGAGCGGAGCCCAGCCGACTCCATTTGTACACACCGGCGTCCCGGCGGTTCCCCGCGCAGGCGACGCATTGCCTACAGGAGCACTTGTTAATGGACCTGCTTCACACCCCACCTCAGATGAGCCCAGCGCCCCGAACAAAGGCGGCGTTTCGCCGCGCAAGGCCCCGCCCGCCGAGAGCGCCGGGAGGCTCTCCAGCCCCCGGGCGCCGGACCCGCCCGGCGCGCTCCGGCCAGACGCTCTGAAAAACGCGGCGGGGCCCTTCCCAGATACGCCGCCGGGGCGGCCCGGCGCCATCGGCAACAGATCCGAAGCGCTTAGGGGCGGACCGCCGTCCAGGAAGAGTGGGAACGAAGCGCCAACCGGCCAGACGGGGGCGGGATGCGTGACTAGCGGCCGGACGATGTGGGACTTCCAAACGGAGTCTTCGGAGAACTCCTCGGATGATTGTGGTCCGGGCTGGGGCCCCCGGAAGAGATTCGCACGGCGCCTGTGGATTGACTGCCGCggggaggaagatgaggaggaggagggttcTGCGAAAAAGGCCGAAACTGTGCCTCTGTCCGTCAGCCAAAGGTGGAGAAAACGCAAGGTGGACACGGCAGAAGTGCCGGGCCTGAGTCCCGCCTCCAAAACCTTGCAGTCCAATGAGTGCCCCTCATCCAATAATGGAGTGCTTTCCTTCAGGAGAAAGCCTGGCTTACAGTCCTCCATGGATTCGAGCGAAACTGTAGTGGCCATCAAGCAGCTCATCGCACGCGCCCCAGCAAAAAAGAACTTCGACGGCAACGGCTTCAGCCAGGCGGACGGTTTCTCCTTGGCGGGCGGAAAATTTATGCAGCCGAAAACCGAGTCGTCGACAGGCTCGGGCTCAGAAGAAGAGCCCTCCTTTTTCCCGTGCACAAAGTGCAACGTTAATTTTGAGGAGAAAAGGCATTTGCACAGGCACATGATGTATCATTTAGACGGGCATAATCAGGCTCGTCACGTAAACGCTCCGCAGCCCTTCATCTGCAAGGAGTGCGGGCGCTCGTTCCGCGACCGCGGCTCCCTGCTGAAGCACATGACCATCCACCAGGAGAGACGCGAGAAGCTCATGGAGGAGATCAAGGGGCTGAGCGAGCTTCAGGACGAAGGCCGGGCCGCGGGGCTGCAGTGCCCCCAGTGCGTTTTCGGAACCAGCTGCCCCAAGACGTTCGTCCAGCACGCCAAGACGCACGAGAAGGACAAAAGGCGCCACGCGGCCGCGGCCGAGCGCGAGCCGGAGACTCACCCGCGCGCCGCCCACCGCGTCGCGTGCGCGCCCAGGTACGCGCCGGCGAGGGGGACGCTCGCGTTCGAGAAGAACGAGGCGCGCGTTCCCATCTTCTTCTCCTGCAGAGTGTGCCCTTTCAGCGCTCAAAGCGAAAGCACTCTGGTGAAGCACGTCGAGCTCGCACACCGGCAGCTGTACGCAAGCGATTTTGAAAGGCCGTCCTATGATGAAACGAATGACTACACGTTTCAGCCACAGTTTCCTAGAGAATCCCAAAAAGCAGATTCACAAAGGCTGCAGCTGAGTCCAAAGTTTTGTATACAAAGACAGGCTTTCAGGAAAAGAGCAGAGTTGCCCTTTTGGTCTGACCTGTTCATAAAAAGTAAATCCACACAGAAAGCTCGCAAAGGTTTCGCCTCCTCGCCGTCCAGATGGAGTCTCGGCAATTCGACAAACAAGCTGTCACCGTTCTCCAGACAAAGTGACAAGCCAAGCAAATTATCTCTTCAGCCGGCTGAAAAAATAGACGTAACAACAGGTCTTCCATATGACGAGGACTGCAAGAACGACCAAGAATTTGGAAGCATGTTTTCAGGAAATGCAGAGATGCCAAAATCTATCTTAAGCTGCTACAAGCCACTTGTACCCAAAATGGAGTCTAGCTCCACTTACTACGTGGGCTATGATTCTGACAATGGCAGAGGGGATAACGAGGAGCCAGACAGCAGTCGTTTAACCACGCCGCCTGTCACAAAAAAGTCTCCCTCCAAAAGGAAAATGTCCACCCCGTATCACAACACCACAGACAGAACAACTCACGTAATATTATCCAAACATGAGCACGCTGCGAAGAGGCACATTTCTGAGGACAGCTGCGAGGACACCTACGATTTCAGCGACTACACCAGCGAAGCCACCGCCAACTTCCTGGACTGCAGCGAAAACGAACAGAACCCCTACGCCCGCAGCTACTTCATACGGAGGCAGAGGGGCCCCATCAAGAAGAGCCGCGGCCCGTCGGCGGACATGTTCGAGAGGCACTGCGAGGAGAGGGGCCGCAGCGAAATCCAGCGGTTCACGGTAAAGGAGGAGTGCGTGGAAGTCGCCCTGGGGCCCCCCGAGTCTGCGTCGGGTCCCCAGATGATCGACTCCCCGGACTTCGACGCGTCCCTGTTCGGCGCGGAGCGGAGGTCCTGTCCGTACTGCCCTGCCATGTTCGAGTCCGGGGTGGGCTTGTCCAATCACGTCCGCGGACACCTGCACAGGGTGGGACTGAGCTACGACGCCCGTCACGTGGTGACGCCCGAGCAGGTGGCCTCCCGCGACCGCACGCTGCGCGTTCGCAAgaaggccccgcccacatcccgACGAATCAAGAAAG CAGAAAAGCAGGAGTCGCAGATGGAACACACTTGTCCCCTGTGCGGGGGGTGGTTTGACACCAAGACCGGGCTCTCAAATCACGTGCGCGGCCACCTTAAGCGAATCGGGAAGACGATCTCGAGCACGAGCAAATCCCCGGTGTGCATTCTCAACGAGATGATGAAGGACGAGGAGGAGCACCAGAACATTCTGCAGGTGCTCAACAAGAAGCGCTTCCTCTCCAGGCCTTTCGTTTCCCAAAAGTTTGCCAGCAGCGACGGCCTGTTCCTCACCCCGACCGGGATCCCAGTCAAGATCCAGCACGCCGGCCAAGACGGCAAACCGTGGGGCCCGAGCGTGCCGCGACCGGACAAGGAGGGCCTGGAGAAGCCTGAACTCGCGGCGAGGGGGCCCCCCTCAAGTTCTTTGATAGAGCTGCTCGAGAAGAAGAAGCTAGTCGAGGAGCTCGAGCTAAAGAACTGCTCCCAAAGCATCAGGAAGCACTTCACAATGTCCCTTCCGAATCAGAGCAGTGCTGGAACAGGAGTCATCGGCTGGCCGCAAG AGAAAAGTGAAATAACCAAGAAAGTGTGCCTGCACTGTAACGCGACCTTCCCGAGCGCAGTCAGCCTGTCCAATCACCTGCGAGCGTACGCGCGGCGGAAGAGAGCGGCCTTGCTGGAAGGAACGA gTTATGACTGTAAACAGAAGAAGCCGAGATCGAGGCCCGGGCCTAAGAAGAAGATATTTGCACTGCCGCACTCGGCCGACGAGATCTACAGGCTCACCTGCAG GTTCTGCGACCTAGTCTTCCAGGGTCCCCTGTCCGTGCAGGAGGACTGGATCAAGCACTTACAGCGGCACATCATGAACGCCAGTGTCCCGTGCACGGGGGCGGGCATGGTGGAGGTGACCGCCCTGCCTGCGGAACCCCCCTCCACGCCCGAGGAGACAGCGCCCCCGCTGGTGCCACAGGCAGCATCCTAA
- the LOC118226114 gene encoding zinc finger protein 644-like isoform X3: MADLKQYVKEETNMDSKADRPDITQESLKNQTSSPKNNTSSLPAQLSSDSREEAASGAQPTPFVHTGVPAVPRAGDALPTGALVNGPASHPTSDEPSAPNKGGVSPRKAPPAESAGRLSSPDALKNAAGPFPDTPPGRPGAIGNRSEALRGGPPSRKSGNEAPTGQTGAGCVTSGRTMWDFQTESSENSSDDCGPGWGPRKRFARRLWIDCRGEEDEEEEGSAKKAETVPLSVSQRWRKRKVDTAEVPGLSPASKTLQSNECPSSNNGVLSFRRKPGLQSSMDSSETVVAIKQLIARAPAKKNFDGNGFSQADGFSLAGGKFMQPKTESSTGSGSEEEPSFFPCTKCNVNFEEKRHLHRHMMYHLDGHNQARHVNAPQPFICKECGRSFRDRGSLLKHMTIHQERREKLMEEIKGLSELQDEGRAAGLQCPQCVFGTSCPKTFVQHAKTHEKDKRRHAAAAEREPETHPRAAHRVACAPRYAPARGTLAFEKNEARVPIFFSCRVCPFSAQSESTLVKHVELAHRQLYASDFERPSYDETNDYTFQPQFPRESQKADSQRLQLSPKFCIQRQAFRKRAELPFWSDLFIKSKSTQKARKGFASSPSRWSLGNSTNKLSPFSRQSDKPSKLSLQPAEKIDVTTGLPYDEDCKNDQEFGSMFSGNAEMPKSILSCYKPLVPKMESSSTYYVGYDSDNGRGDNEEPDSSRLTTPPVTKKSPSKRKMSTPYHNTTDRTTHVILSKHEHAAKRHISEDSCEDTYDFSDYTSEATANFLDCSENEQNPYARSYFIRRQRGPIKKSRGPSADMFERHCEERGRSEIQRFTVKEECVEVALGPPESASGPQMIDSPDFDASLFGAERRSCPYCPAMFESGVGLSNHVRGHLHRVGLSYDARHVVTPEQVASRDRTLRVRKKAPPTSRRIKKAEKQESQMEHTCPLCGGWFDTKTGLSNHVRGHLKRIGKTISSTSKSPVCILNEMMKDEEEHQNILQVLNKKRFLSRPFVSQKFASSDGLFLTPTGIPVKIQHAGQDGKPWGPSVPRPDKEGLEKPELAARGPPSSSLIELLEKKKLVEELELKNCSQSIRKHFTMSLPNQSSAGTGVIGWPQEKSEITKKVCLHCNATFPSAVSLSNHLRAYARRKRAALLEGTSYDCKQKKPRSRPGPKKKIFALPHSADEIYRLTCRFCDLVFQGPLSVQEDWIKHLQRHIMNASVPCTGAGMVEVTALPAEPPSTPEETAPPLVPQAAS, encoded by the exons ATGGCTGATTTGAAACAGTATGTGAAAGAGGAGACTAATATGGACTCAAAGGCTGACAGGCCGGACATCACTCAGGAATCATTAAAGAATCAGACGTCCTCTCCGAAGAACAATACTTCAAGTCTGCCGGCGCAGCTGTCCTCGGACAGCCGCGAGGAAGCCGCGAGCGGAGCCCAGCCGACTCCATTTGTACACACCGGCGTCCCGGCGGTTCCCCGCGCAGGCGACGCATTGCCTACAGGAGCACTTGTTAATGGACCTGCTTCACACCCCACCTCAGATGAGCCCAGCGCCCCGAACAAAGGCGGCGTTTCGCCGCGCAAGGCCCCGCCCGCCGAGAGCGCCGGGAGGCTCTCCAGC CCAGACGCTCTGAAAAACGCGGCGGGGCCCTTCCCAGATACGCCGCCGGGGCGGCCCGGCGCCATCGGCAACAGATCCGAAGCGCTTAGGGGCGGACCGCCGTCCAGGAAGAGTGGGAACGAAGCGCCAACCGGCCAGACGGGGGCGGGATGCGTGACTAGCGGCCGGACGATGTGGGACTTCCAAACGGAGTCTTCGGAGAACTCCTCGGATGATTGTGGTCCGGGCTGGGGCCCCCGGAAGAGATTCGCACGGCGCCTGTGGATTGACTGCCGCggggaggaagatgaggaggaggagggttcTGCGAAAAAGGCCGAAACTGTGCCTCTGTCCGTCAGCCAAAGGTGGAGAAAACGCAAGGTGGACACGGCAGAAGTGCCGGGCCTGAGTCCCGCCTCCAAAACCTTGCAGTCCAATGAGTGCCCCTCATCCAATAATGGAGTGCTTTCCTTCAGGAGAAAGCCTGGCTTACAGTCCTCCATGGATTCGAGCGAAACTGTAGTGGCCATCAAGCAGCTCATCGCACGCGCCCCAGCAAAAAAGAACTTCGACGGCAACGGCTTCAGCCAGGCGGACGGTTTCTCCTTGGCGGGCGGAAAATTTATGCAGCCGAAAACCGAGTCGTCGACAGGCTCGGGCTCAGAAGAAGAGCCCTCCTTTTTCCCGTGCACAAAGTGCAACGTTAATTTTGAGGAGAAAAGGCATTTGCACAGGCACATGATGTATCATTTAGACGGGCATAATCAGGCTCGTCACGTAAACGCTCCGCAGCCCTTCATCTGCAAGGAGTGCGGGCGCTCGTTCCGCGACCGCGGCTCCCTGCTGAAGCACATGACCATCCACCAGGAGAGACGCGAGAAGCTCATGGAGGAGATCAAGGGGCTGAGCGAGCTTCAGGACGAAGGCCGGGCCGCGGGGCTGCAGTGCCCCCAGTGCGTTTTCGGAACCAGCTGCCCCAAGACGTTCGTCCAGCACGCCAAGACGCACGAGAAGGACAAAAGGCGCCACGCGGCCGCGGCCGAGCGCGAGCCGGAGACTCACCCGCGCGCCGCCCACCGCGTCGCGTGCGCGCCCAGGTACGCGCCGGCGAGGGGGACGCTCGCGTTCGAGAAGAACGAGGCGCGCGTTCCCATCTTCTTCTCCTGCAGAGTGTGCCCTTTCAGCGCTCAAAGCGAAAGCACTCTGGTGAAGCACGTCGAGCTCGCACACCGGCAGCTGTACGCAAGCGATTTTGAAAGGCCGTCCTATGATGAAACGAATGACTACACGTTTCAGCCACAGTTTCCTAGAGAATCCCAAAAAGCAGATTCACAAAGGCTGCAGCTGAGTCCAAAGTTTTGTATACAAAGACAGGCTTTCAGGAAAAGAGCAGAGTTGCCCTTTTGGTCTGACCTGTTCATAAAAAGTAAATCCACACAGAAAGCTCGCAAAGGTTTCGCCTCCTCGCCGTCCAGATGGAGTCTCGGCAATTCGACAAACAAGCTGTCACCGTTCTCCAGACAAAGTGACAAGCCAAGCAAATTATCTCTTCAGCCGGCTGAAAAAATAGACGTAACAACAGGTCTTCCATATGACGAGGACTGCAAGAACGACCAAGAATTTGGAAGCATGTTTTCAGGAAATGCAGAGATGCCAAAATCTATCTTAAGCTGCTACAAGCCACTTGTACCCAAAATGGAGTCTAGCTCCACTTACTACGTGGGCTATGATTCTGACAATGGCAGAGGGGATAACGAGGAGCCAGACAGCAGTCGTTTAACCACGCCGCCTGTCACAAAAAAGTCTCCCTCCAAAAGGAAAATGTCCACCCCGTATCACAACACCACAGACAGAACAACTCACGTAATATTATCCAAACATGAGCACGCTGCGAAGAGGCACATTTCTGAGGACAGCTGCGAGGACACCTACGATTTCAGCGACTACACCAGCGAAGCCACCGCCAACTTCCTGGACTGCAGCGAAAACGAACAGAACCCCTACGCCCGCAGCTACTTCATACGGAGGCAGAGGGGCCCCATCAAGAAGAGCCGCGGCCCGTCGGCGGACATGTTCGAGAGGCACTGCGAGGAGAGGGGCCGCAGCGAAATCCAGCGGTTCACGGTAAAGGAGGAGTGCGTGGAAGTCGCCCTGGGGCCCCCCGAGTCTGCGTCGGGTCCCCAGATGATCGACTCCCCGGACTTCGACGCGTCCCTGTTCGGCGCGGAGCGGAGGTCCTGTCCGTACTGCCCTGCCATGTTCGAGTCCGGGGTGGGCTTGTCCAATCACGTCCGCGGACACCTGCACAGGGTGGGACTGAGCTACGACGCCCGTCACGTGGTGACGCCCGAGCAGGTGGCCTCCCGCGACCGCACGCTGCGCGTTCGCAAgaaggccccgcccacatcccgACGAATCAAGAAAG CAGAAAAGCAGGAGTCGCAGATGGAACACACTTGTCCCCTGTGCGGGGGGTGGTTTGACACCAAGACCGGGCTCTCAAATCACGTGCGCGGCCACCTTAAGCGAATCGGGAAGACGATCTCGAGCACGAGCAAATCCCCGGTGTGCATTCTCAACGAGATGATGAAGGACGAGGAGGAGCACCAGAACATTCTGCAGGTGCTCAACAAGAAGCGCTTCCTCTCCAGGCCTTTCGTTTCCCAAAAGTTTGCCAGCAGCGACGGCCTGTTCCTCACCCCGACCGGGATCCCAGTCAAGATCCAGCACGCCGGCCAAGACGGCAAACCGTGGGGCCCGAGCGTGCCGCGACCGGACAAGGAGGGCCTGGAGAAGCCTGAACTCGCGGCGAGGGGGCCCCCCTCAAGTTCTTTGATAGAGCTGCTCGAGAAGAAGAAGCTAGTCGAGGAGCTCGAGCTAAAGAACTGCTCCCAAAGCATCAGGAAGCACTTCACAATGTCCCTTCCGAATCAGAGCAGTGCTGGAACAGGAGTCATCGGCTGGCCGCAAG AGAAAAGTGAAATAACCAAGAAAGTGTGCCTGCACTGTAACGCGACCTTCCCGAGCGCAGTCAGCCTGTCCAATCACCTGCGAGCGTACGCGCGGCGGAAGAGAGCGGCCTTGCTGGAAGGAACGA gTTATGACTGTAAACAGAAGAAGCCGAGATCGAGGCCCGGGCCTAAGAAGAAGATATTTGCACTGCCGCACTCGGCCGACGAGATCTACAGGCTCACCTGCAG GTTCTGCGACCTAGTCTTCCAGGGTCCCCTGTCCGTGCAGGAGGACTGGATCAAGCACTTACAGCGGCACATCATGAACGCCAGTGTCCCGTGCACGGGGGCGGGCATGGTGGAGGTGACCGCCCTGCCTGCGGAACCCCCCTCCACGCCCGAGGAGACAGCGCCCCCGCTGGTGCCACAGGCAGCATCCTAA